The Streptomyces sp. NBC_01197 genome window below encodes:
- a CDS encoding ASCH domain-containing protein codes for MTGPEPLKPLLLAFPGPLRDQLVDAVLRGEKVSTSGLLAEYEAEQEELPPVGERSALIDSDGREVAVVEVTEVRLLRLGDVGLQHALDEGEGYTSVAEWRAGHERFWHGDEMREALRDPEFTVDDDTVIVAERFRVVERL; via the coding sequence ATGACCGGCCCCGAACCCCTCAAGCCCCTGTTGCTCGCCTTTCCCGGCCCGCTCCGTGATCAGCTCGTGGACGCCGTGCTGCGCGGGGAGAAGGTCTCGACCAGCGGACTGCTCGCCGAGTACGAGGCGGAGCAGGAGGAACTGCCTCCCGTGGGCGAGCGCTCCGCGCTGATCGACTCGGACGGCCGCGAGGTCGCGGTGGTCGAGGTGACCGAGGTACGGCTGCTGCGGCTGGGTGACGTCGGCCTCCAGCACGCTCTGGACGAGGGCGAGGGTTATACGTCGGTCGCCGAGTGGCGCGCGGGGCACGAGCGGTTCTGGCACGGGGACGAGATGCGGGAGGCGCTGCGGGACCCGGAGTTCACCGTGGACGACGACACGGTGATCGTGGCCGAGAGGTTCCGGGTGGTGGAAAGGCTGTAG
- a CDS encoding APC family permease: MPPGSSSTSEINKISTFKGQDQALRAGRLGTAGLLLSVLAASAPLMVVAGVMPTIFGLMGIVGQPILYVILAVVLALFSVGYAEMSRHVHNAGAFYAYIARGLGSTAGAGASFVALVAYSAMQVGIYGIFGFEVSGLFDTYLSTELAWWIPALLAVAVVGVLSWLKIDLNAKVLGVLLLIECALVVIFDIASVASPAREGLSLHAFNPGTLTGAGFGTALCFCIAAFVGFEQAPVYAEETSRPQVVVRRVMFLAVGFVALFFAISSWALTVAAGPSAISAQAAKLGPGLLFGLSEGVLGKSFTDVLHVLFVTGMFAAMLSFHNVVARYAFAMGREGLLPAAFGRTNRSSGAPGTGSLLQTVVSFVVVIAFAVTDSKPHGDPTAPVLHLFTWMGNIGALGIILLMAAASVAVIAFFVQRGAGRAQIWRLTASGLACLALLTIAFMTVKDFDVLVGAGPGSVLSWLLPGIIGLALLGGLVYGLVLRSGRPEVHARIGLGNEAFQLDKAAEARAGAAADI; the protein is encoded by the coding sequence ATGCCGCCGGGCAGTTCGAGCACGAGCGAGATCAACAAGATCAGCACGTTCAAGGGCCAGGACCAGGCGCTGCGCGCCGGCCGTCTGGGGACGGCGGGGCTGCTGCTCTCCGTGCTCGCGGCCAGCGCTCCCCTGATGGTCGTCGCGGGTGTCATGCCTACGATCTTCGGCCTGATGGGGATCGTGGGACAGCCGATCCTCTACGTCATCCTCGCGGTCGTCCTGGCGCTGTTCAGCGTCGGTTACGCGGAGATGAGCCGGCATGTCCACAACGCCGGGGCCTTCTACGCGTACATCGCCCGCGGCCTCGGCTCCACCGCCGGGGCCGGCGCCTCCTTCGTCGCGCTGGTCGCCTACAGCGCCATGCAGGTCGGCATCTACGGCATCTTCGGCTTCGAGGTCTCCGGCCTCTTCGACACCTATCTGAGCACCGAACTGGCCTGGTGGATACCGGCGTTGTTGGCCGTCGCGGTCGTCGGGGTGCTGTCCTGGCTGAAGATCGACCTCAACGCGAAGGTCCTCGGGGTGCTGCTGCTCATCGAGTGCGCCCTCGTGGTGATCTTCGACATCGCTTCGGTCGCGAGCCCCGCCAGGGAAGGGCTCTCGCTGCACGCCTTCAACCCCGGCACCCTCACCGGTGCGGGCTTCGGCACCGCGCTCTGCTTCTGCATCGCCGCGTTCGTCGGCTTCGAACAGGCCCCCGTGTACGCCGAGGAGACCAGCAGGCCGCAGGTGGTCGTCCGCCGGGTGATGTTCCTCGCCGTCGGCTTCGTCGCGCTGTTCTTCGCCATCAGCTCCTGGGCGCTGACCGTGGCCGCCGGGCCGTCGGCGATCAGCGCCCAGGCGGCCAAACTCGGCCCGGGACTGCTCTTCGGCCTCAGCGAGGGCGTACTGGGCAAGTCCTTCACCGATGTGCTCCACGTCCTCTTCGTCACCGGCATGTTCGCCGCGATGCTCAGCTTCCACAACGTGGTCGCCCGCTACGCCTTCGCGATGGGCCGCGAGGGGCTGCTGCCCGCTGCCTTCGGCCGCACCAACAGGTCCAGCGGCGCACCGGGCACCGGATCGCTGCTGCAGACCGTGGTCTCCTTCGTCGTCGTCATCGCCTTCGCGGTGACCGACAGCAAGCCGCACGGCGACCCGACCGCGCCCGTCCTGCACCTCTTCACCTGGATGGGGAACATCGGCGCCCTCGGCATCATCCTGCTGATGGCCGCCGCCTCGGTCGCGGTGATCGCCTTCTTCGTGCAGCGCGGGGCGGGCCGTGCGCAGATCTGGCGGCTGACCGCGTCGGGCCTCGCCTGCCTCGCCCTGCTCACCATCGCCTTCATGACGGTCAAGGACTTCGACGTGCTGGTCGGCGCGGGCCCCGGGTCCGTGCTGAGCTGGCTGCTGCCCGGGATCATCGGCCTCGCGCTGCTCGGCGGTCTGGTCTACGGACTGGTGCTGCGCTCGGGCAGGCCCGAGGTGCACGCCAGGATCGGGCTGGGCAACGAGGCGTTCCAGCTCGACAAGGCCGCCGAGGCGCGGGCCGGAGCCGCCGCGGACATATGA
- a CDS encoding molybdopterin-dependent oxidoreductase has protein sequence MLGLGAAGLVTAPYIQRGVDTALGAVSGKDPTGLTGLLPNGGGFRYYSVTSSVPHKDAGNYRLTVDGMVERPASYTLGSLRRLPQTRLVRDVQCVTGWRVPGTPFEGVRLSRLLDAAGVRPGAGAVRFTCFDGAYSESLTLDQARRADVLVALRMQDQPVSHNHGGPVRLYVAPMYFYKSAKWLSGITVTRDVRRGYWEERGYDIDAWVGKSNGRDDHPTV, from the coding sequence ATGCTCGGCCTGGGCGCGGCGGGTCTTGTCACCGCGCCCTACATCCAGCGCGGGGTCGACACGGCGCTGGGGGCCGTCTCGGGCAAGGACCCCACCGGCCTGACCGGTCTGCTGCCCAACGGCGGCGGATTCCGCTACTACTCGGTCACCTCGTCGGTGCCCCACAAGGACGCCGGGAACTACCGGCTCACCGTGGACGGCATGGTCGAGCGGCCCGCCTCGTACACCCTCGGCTCACTGCGCAGGCTCCCGCAGACCAGGCTGGTGCGCGATGTGCAGTGCGTCACCGGCTGGCGGGTGCCCGGCACCCCCTTCGAAGGTGTCCGACTCTCCCGGCTGCTCGACGCGGCGGGCGTCCGGCCCGGGGCCGGTGCGGTCCGCTTCACCTGCTTCGACGGCGCGTACAGCGAGAGCCTCACCCTGGACCAGGCGCGCCGTGCGGACGTCCTGGTGGCGCTGCGTATGCAGGACCAGCCGGTGAGCCACAACCACGGCGGACCCGTCCGCCTCTATGTCGCGCCCATGTACTTCTACAAGTCGGCGAAATGGCTGTCGGGGATCACCGTCACCCGTGACGTGCGACGCGGTTACTGGGAGGAGCGCGGCTATGACATCGACGCCTGGGTCGGCAAGTCCAACGGACGCGACGACCACCCCACGGTCTGA